Proteins from a genomic interval of Deltaproteobacteria bacterium:
- a CDS encoding tail fiber domain-containing protein: protein MKRARENSLGVLLAILVCLATPIFSMGADKLIVRDEGGATTFKVEDDGSVASAGRLLSNGASVWGSAPFVLGQNLLNRGIVITDKAASNQKNIYFGWNVGSSHDYAEIFALQEGVAYKNLVLNPNGGCVGIGAVSPAYPLQMGSGAYVSAGGVWTNASSREYKQDIRQLTGDEAMNALKGLRPVKFSYKAKTDETHVGFIAEEVPDLVATKDRKGMSSMDVVAVLTRVVQEQQKVVQEQKATIAELSRRLAVVEEGIRPE, encoded by the coding sequence ATGAAAAGAGCAAGAGAGAATTCGTTGGGAGTTTTGCTGGCAATCCTGGTTTGTCTTGCCACGCCCATTTTCTCCATGGGGGCCGACAAACTGATCGTAAGGGATGAGGGAGGGGCGACGACCTTCAAAGTAGAGGACGATGGTTCCGTAGCCTCGGCAGGCAGGTTGTTATCCAATGGAGCCTCGGTTTGGGGCAGCGCGCCTTTCGTTCTCGGACAGAACTTGCTTAACCGGGGAATCGTTATCACGGACAAGGCGGCGAGCAATCAGAAGAATATCTATTTCGGATGGAATGTCGGGTCATCCCACGACTATGCAGAGATATTTGCCCTCCAGGAGGGGGTTGCGTACAAGAACCTGGTCTTGAACCCAAATGGCGGCTGCGTCGGCATCGGCGCCGTCAGCCCTGCATATCCCCTGCAGATGGGTAGCGGTGCCTATGTTTCAGCGGGCGGTGTATGGACGAACGCATCCAGTAGGGAATATAAACAAGATATCAGGCAGTTGACGGGCGATGAGGCGATGAACGCATTGAAAGGGCTCAGGCCGGTGAAATTCAGCTACAAGGCAAAAACAGACGAGACCCATGTGGGGTTCATCGCCGAAGAGGTGCCGGATCTCGTGGCCACGAAGGACAGAAAAGGGATGAGCTCGATGGATGTGGTTGCGGTATTGACCCGGGTGGTTCAGGAACAGCAGAAAGTTGTCCAGGAACAAAAAGCCACGATTGCCGAGCTTTCAAGAAGATTGGCTGTGGTTGAAGAAGGGATAAGGCCAGAATGA
- the ltaE gene encoding low-specificity L-threonine aldolase, producing MRIIDLRSDTITRPTPAMRRAMAEAEVGDDVFGEDPTVNRLEAMAAERLGKEAGLLVVSGTMGNLVCLLTHCGRGDEVLLGDRSHTFFYEQGGSAALGGVHPRTLPNQPDGTLDLGHIEGAIRPDNIHFPRTRLIVLENTHNRCSGSPLTPEYMRAVGDIASQHALKIHVDGARIFNAAVALGVVASDLVAEADSVTFCLSKGLAAPVGSVVCGSRDFIREARRARKVVGGGMRQAGVIAAAGIVALTEMVDRLSEDHDNARRLAQGLVDAEGLSVDPGSVRTNIVYMDITKDGLLSAHLAELLAGDGVLLLPTGPRQLRAVTNYHIARDDVDRAADVIRTVLKREGPPEPY from the coding sequence ATGAGAATAATAGACCTTCGTTCCGACACCATCACCCGGCCCACGCCGGCCATGCGGCGGGCCATGGCCGAAGCAGAGGTGGGCGACGACGTGTTTGGAGAGGATCCGACCGTCAACCGGTTGGAGGCGATGGCCGCTGAAAGGCTGGGCAAGGAGGCCGGCCTTCTTGTGGTGAGCGGGACCATGGGGAATCTGGTTTGCCTGCTGACCCACTGCGGCCGGGGCGATGAGGTCCTGTTGGGGGATCGGTCCCATACCTTTTTTTACGAGCAGGGGGGGAGCGCGGCCCTGGGCGGGGTTCATCCCCGGACCCTCCCCAACCAGCCGGACGGGACCCTGGATCTCGGGCACATCGAAGGGGCCATCCGGCCGGACAATATCCATTTCCCGAGAACGCGGCTCATTGTGCTCGAAAATACCCACAACCGGTGCAGCGGCAGCCCGCTGACTCCTGAATATATGAGGGCCGTGGGGGACATCGCCAGTCAACATGCTCTCAAGATCCACGTGGACGGGGCGCGGATATTCAACGCAGCCGTGGCCCTGGGCGTGGTTGCGTCGGACCTGGTCGCGGAGGCGGATTCCGTGACGTTCTGTCTGAGCAAGGGGCTGGCCGCGCCGGTCGGGTCTGTGGTGTGCGGAAGCCGCGACTTCATCAGGGAGGCCCGGCGGGCCCGAAAAGTGGTGGGGGGCGGCATGCGCCAGGCCGGCGTGATTGCGGCCGCGGGCATCGTGGCCCTGACCGAGATGGTTGACCGTCTGTCTGAAGATCACGACAATGCCCGCAGGCTGGCGCAAGGGCTGGTGGATGCAGAAGGGCTTTCAGTCGATCCGGGGAGCGTCCGGACCAACATCGTGTATATGGATATCACGAAGGATGGTCTTTTGTCAGCGCATCTGGCGGAACTGCTCGCCGGAGATGGCGTGCTGCTGCTGCCCACCGGACCGCGGCAACTGAGGGCGGTGACCAACTACCACATCGCCAGGGACGACGTGGATCGTGCGGCTGACGTGATCCGGACGGTCCTAAAGAGGGAGGGACCGCCCGAACCTTATTGA